Proteins from a single region of Hydra vulgaris chromosome 12, alternate assembly HydraT2T_AEP:
- the LOC100205034 gene encoding uncharacterized protein LOC100205034 isoform X3: MSYTFSKLVKKTITTSDSVNVKKTENVDVNTFELSELLKEYVIVPVGSETKEYVIVPVGSETKEYVIVPVGSETKEQQTIFSSSEIETSPNQNISLNMSLNSSLDDKNVFTKNKAHLSKLLHLKNKPIVEYCVQLLNNRDNLVHMINSIKKEVVINDGSAEPKYKSLGDILSTVDSYLRRKEWNWVSLGVNPFSFYVKKLMEIREVEDKERFIKDSEKFLQIYESRSGETDVLNHSDYWGSLQQMMSGKVIADFVAKDYGPLDPIFGILLNPTTGRVGPGDTGLIHNILFDRDGPMAYHAAVHDAFGYLKTFHNIGPGYNYLGGISAIETENCMAGQTSGLLFWKFVINNIKEIKSKESAEQSEANNPKKF; this comes from the exons ATGAGTTACACTTTCagtaaacttgttaaaaaaactataactacAAGTGATTCAgtaaacgttaaaaaaactgaaaatgttGACGTTAACACATTTGAATTGAGTGAGCTCTTAAAAGAATATGTAATTGTACCTGTAGGATCAGAGACAAAAGAATATGTAATTGTACCTGTAGGATCAGAGACAAAAGAATATGTAATTGTACCTGTAGGATCAGAGACAAAAGAGCAGCAAACTATATTTAGTAGCAGTGAAATAGAAACTTCTCCAAatcaaaatatatctttaaatatgtCTTTAAATTCATCTTTagatgataaaaatgtttttactaaaaacaaagctCATCTTTCAAAATTGTTGCATCTGAAAAACAAACCTATCGTTGAATATTGCGTTCAATTGCTAAACAATCGTGATAATTTAGTGCACATGATAAACagcataaaaaaagaagttgtgATTAACGATGGTTCTGCAGAAccaaaatacaaatcattagGAGATATTTTGTCAACAGTGGATTCATatttaagaagaaaagaatGGAACTGGGTGTCTTTAGGAGTAAATCCGttttctttttatgttaaaaaattgatgGAGATAAGAGAGGTAGAAGATAAAGAAAGATTCATAAAAGATTCAGAAAAATTCTTACAAATATACGAATCTCGTTCAG GTGAAACTGATGTTTTGAATCACAGTGATTATTGGGGAAGTCTTCAACAAATGATGTCTGGAAAAGTAATTGCTGACTTTGTTGCCAAAGATTACGGTCCTCTCGATCCTATCTTCGGGATTCTTCTTAATCCAACAACAg gAAGGGTAGGCCCTGGCGATACTGGTCTTatacataacattttatttgacCGAGATGGACCTATGGCATATCACGCAGCTGTTCACGATGCATTTGGATACTTAAAGACATTTCACAATATTGGACCGGGTTACAATTATTTGGGAGGAATTTCAGCAATCGAAACAGAAAATTGCATGGCAGGACAAACGTCTGGATTACTTTTTTggaaatttgttataaataatattaaggaAATAAAATCCAAGGAGTCAGCCGAGCAGAGTGAAGCGaataatccaaaaaaattttga